In the genome of Nymphaea colorata isolate Beijing-Zhang1983 chromosome 9, ASM883128v2, whole genome shotgun sequence, one region contains:
- the LOC116259929 gene encoding SAC3 family protein C isoform X1, translated as MSSAPTADRNPTQKSVEEPVSQWTGRKRHSDSKMHRNKDSAFTRAKGNRNPSLSSAMDSGLTWGRRGSSSSQGSASEREGEPESLPFVVGNCPDMCPARERAERERLRDLAVFERFYGNPRKTSSSLAVKKFCRTISSVHVHASDIRPLPVLQDTLAHLFNLLESSDQPFEVVHEFVFDRTRSIRQDLSMQNISGYEAVDMYEQMVMFHIKSHHKLLQRENVSTSSMHYLNLEQLKKSLKTLYDLYDVNRSSGFVSKHEAEFYSFHVLLHLGSNCQATGESLATWFWRLEPHLLKSKDLSFVRSVLRYFRINNFKQFFCMVAERASHLQLCLLEPLFNEVRAQALSSINHCGYKLHPYPLSHLAKLLMMKESDMESFCNLCGLETITDETGKKFLPTKQNSFNFPKGGHPMYNFERLWRGEFWLL; from the exons ATGTCCTCTGCTCCCACGGCTGATCGAAACCCAACCCAGAAATCAGTGGAGGAGCCAGTGAGTCAGTGGACCGGAAGGAAAAGGCATTCCGACTCCAAGATGCACAGAAACAAGGACTCGGCGTTCACCCGGGCGAAAGGAAACCGGAATCCGTCGTTGTCCTCCGCCATGGACTCCGGACTTACTTGGGGACGCCGCGGCTCCTCCTCATCGCAAGGTTCTGCCAGCGAAAGAGAAGGCGAACCGGAAAGCCTCCCCTTCGTCGTCGGGAATTGCCCCGATATGTGTCCTG CCAGGGAAAGGGCTGAGCGCGAACGACTTAGAGATTTAGCTGTCTTTGAGAGATTTTACGGCAATCCGCGGAAGACTTCATCAAGTCTCGCTGTGAAAAAG TTTTGCAGAACTATCTCCTCTGTTCATGTGCATGCATCCGACATACGACCTCTTCCTGTGTTGCAAGATACATTGGCTCACCTTTTCAACCTGCTGGAATCATCAGACCAACCTTTTGAAGTTGTCCATGAATTTGTATTTGATAGGACAAGGTCTATTAGGCAGGATCTTAGCATGCAGAATATCAGCGGCTATGAGGCAGTTGACATGTATGAACAAATG GTTATGTTCCACATCAAATCTCACCACAAACTTTTGCAGCGTGAAAATGTCAGCACTTCTTCCATGCACTACCTCAACTTGGAGCAACTGAAAAAATCCTTGAAGACTCTGTATGATCTGTATGATGTCAATAGAAGCTCAGGTTTTGTTAGCAAGCATGAAGCTGAATTCTACTCATTTCACGTGCTCCTGCATCTTGGTTCTAATTGTCAAGCAACG GGTGAGTCACTTGCTACATGGTTTTGGCGATTGGAGCCTCATCTTCTCAAGTCCAAGGATCTTTCTTTTGTTAGGAGCGTCTTGCG GTACTTCagaataaataattttaagcAGTTCTTTTGCATGGTCGCAGAACGGGCATCACATCTCCAATTATGTCTTTTGGAACCATTGTTCAATGAA GTAAGGGCACAAGCCTTATCCTCCATTAATCATTGTGGCTACAAGCTTCATCCTTACCCACTCTCTCACCTGGCGAAGCTTTTGATGATGAAG GAGTCTGATATGGAGTCCTTTTGTAATCTATGTGGGCTTGAGACGATAACTGATGAAACAGGAAAGAAGTTCCTGCCCACCAAGCAGAATAGCTTCAATTTTCCCAAAGGAGGGCACCCGATGTACAATTTCGAAAGGTTGTGGAG GGGAGAGTTCTGGCTTTTGTAA
- the LOC116260876 gene encoding pheophytinase, chloroplastic isoform X2, with the protein MELLSISSSSSHLHLQSCCPKPKKNEKWCVSARFRVRSKQSGRGSLKGGRIDRSRLIDFLRDSRPEKLVQDFEDDSQRIVIPGLPEYSGEGEAESSISRGFWEWKPRLRVYYETAGSENLNSPAVLFLPGFGVGAFHFEKQLMDLGREYRVWAVDFLGQGMSLPAEDPAPSDGGHDSEGQDLFWGFGKETEPWAEELAYSVDLWRDQIRDFVEQVIGQPVYVVGNSLGGFVAVYLAASNPELVKGVTLLNATPFWGLLPNPVTSPKLARLFPWAGTFPLPQNLKKFLEFVWRRISDPRSIDKVLKQVYADGSIKTDRVLSRILEITQHPAAAASFASIMFAPKGQLSFQESLSRCEMNKVPVCLVYGREDPWVKPVWGRQVKRQLPEAPYYEISPAGHCPHDEVPEVVNYLLRGWIGNLESDGAVSLPLLDDLEFVEDDLSREVEFHKEGSRKLVRVLVSVR; encoded by the exons ATGGAGCTGTTGTCGATCTCAAGCTCTTCATCCCATCTGCATCTGCAATCATGTTGTCCCAAACcgaagaagaatgaaaagtGGTGCGTCTCCGCGAGGTTTAGGGTGAGATCCAAGCAGTCTGGTCGCGGGAGCCTGAAGGGCGGTAGGATCGACAGATCTCGGCTCATCGACTTTCTTAGGGACTCCAGACCGGAGAAATTGGTCCAAGATTTTGAGGATGATTCTCAGCGAATTGTGATTCCCGGCCTGCCGGAGTATTCTGGGGAAGGAGAGGCTGAGTCTTCGATAAGTAGAGGTTTTTGGGAGTGGAAACCTCGGTTGAGGGTTTACTATGAGACGGCGGGATCGGAGAACCTGAATTCTCCTGCCGTGCTCTTCTTGCCGGGTTTCGGGGTGGGGGCGTTCCATTTTGAGAAGCAACTGATGGATCTGGGCAGAGAATACAGGGTTTGGGCGGTTGATTTCCTCGGTCAAGGGATGTCTTTGCCCGCCGAAGACCCTGCACCTTCTGACGGAGGGCATGATTCGGAAGGCCAGGATCTGTTTTGGGGTTTTGGGAAGGAAACCGAGCCCTGGGCGGAGGAGTTGGCGTATTCGGTTGATCTGTGGAGGGATCAAATTCGTGACTTTGTTGAGCAG GTTATTGGTCAACCTGTATATGTTGTCGGCAATTCACTGGGTGGATTCGTTGCAGTCTATTTGGCCGCATCCAATCCTGAGTTGGTGAAGGGTGTTACACTTCTCAATGCCACACCATTCTGGGGCCTTCTTCCTAATCCAGTAACCTCTCCAAAATTGGCCAGGCTATTCCCATGGGCTGGAACATTCCCTCTGCCTCAAAACCTGaagaaatttttagaatttGT GTGGCGAAGGATCAGTGACCCTCGTAGCATAGATAAGGTGCTTAAGCAAGTGTATGCTGATGGATCAATCAAGACTGACAGAGTACTTTCCCGTATCCTGGAGATAACACAACACCCTGCTGCAGCTGCATCTTTTGCTTCAATAATGTTTGCTCCTAAGGGACAACTTTCCTTTCAAGAATCTTTGTCCAG GTGCGAGATGAACAAGGTACCCGTGTGTCTTGTGTATGGTAGAGAAGATCCATGGGTGAAGCCTGTGTGGGGGCGCCAGGTGAAACGACAATTACCTGAGGCTCCTTATTATGAAATTAGTCCGGCTGGTCACTGTCCACATGATGAGGTGCCTGAG GTGGTGAACTATCTATTACGGGGATGGATTGGAAACCTGGAGTCCGATGGTGCTGTTTCCCTGCCCCTTCTTGATGATCTTGAGTTTGTCGAAGATGACCTTTCGAGGGAGGTTGAGTTCCACAAGGAAGGATCAAGGAAGCTAGTGAGAGTGC TAGTTAGTGTACGATAG
- the LOC116259929 gene encoding SAC3 family protein C isoform X2, with the protein MSSAPTADRNPTQKSVEEPVSQWTGRKRHSDSKMHRNKDSAFTRAKGNRNPSLSSAMDSGLTWGRRGSSSSQGSASEREGEPESLPFVVGNCPDMCPARERAERERLRDLAVFERFYGNPRKTSSSLAVKKFCRTISSVHVHASDIRPLPVLQDTLAHLFNLLESSDQPFEVVHEFVFDRTRSIRQDLSMQNISGYEAVDMYEQMVMFHIKSHHKLLQRENVSTSSMHYLNLEQLKKSLKTLYDLYDVNRSSGFVSKHEAEFYSFHVLLHLGSNCQATGESLATWFWRLEPHLLKSKDLSFVRSVLRYFRINNFKQFFCMVAERASHLQLCLLEPLFNEVRAQALSSINHCGYKLHPYPLSHLAKLLMMKESDMESFCNLCGLETITDETGKKFLPTKQNSFNFPKGGHPMYNFERGEFWLL; encoded by the exons ATGTCCTCTGCTCCCACGGCTGATCGAAACCCAACCCAGAAATCAGTGGAGGAGCCAGTGAGTCAGTGGACCGGAAGGAAAAGGCATTCCGACTCCAAGATGCACAGAAACAAGGACTCGGCGTTCACCCGGGCGAAAGGAAACCGGAATCCGTCGTTGTCCTCCGCCATGGACTCCGGACTTACTTGGGGACGCCGCGGCTCCTCCTCATCGCAAGGTTCTGCCAGCGAAAGAGAAGGCGAACCGGAAAGCCTCCCCTTCGTCGTCGGGAATTGCCCCGATATGTGTCCTG CCAGGGAAAGGGCTGAGCGCGAACGACTTAGAGATTTAGCTGTCTTTGAGAGATTTTACGGCAATCCGCGGAAGACTTCATCAAGTCTCGCTGTGAAAAAG TTTTGCAGAACTATCTCCTCTGTTCATGTGCATGCATCCGACATACGACCTCTTCCTGTGTTGCAAGATACATTGGCTCACCTTTTCAACCTGCTGGAATCATCAGACCAACCTTTTGAAGTTGTCCATGAATTTGTATTTGATAGGACAAGGTCTATTAGGCAGGATCTTAGCATGCAGAATATCAGCGGCTATGAGGCAGTTGACATGTATGAACAAATG GTTATGTTCCACATCAAATCTCACCACAAACTTTTGCAGCGTGAAAATGTCAGCACTTCTTCCATGCACTACCTCAACTTGGAGCAACTGAAAAAATCCTTGAAGACTCTGTATGATCTGTATGATGTCAATAGAAGCTCAGGTTTTGTTAGCAAGCATGAAGCTGAATTCTACTCATTTCACGTGCTCCTGCATCTTGGTTCTAATTGTCAAGCAACG GGTGAGTCACTTGCTACATGGTTTTGGCGATTGGAGCCTCATCTTCTCAAGTCCAAGGATCTTTCTTTTGTTAGGAGCGTCTTGCG GTACTTCagaataaataattttaagcAGTTCTTTTGCATGGTCGCAGAACGGGCATCACATCTCCAATTATGTCTTTTGGAACCATTGTTCAATGAA GTAAGGGCACAAGCCTTATCCTCCATTAATCATTGTGGCTACAAGCTTCATCCTTACCCACTCTCTCACCTGGCGAAGCTTTTGATGATGAAG GAGTCTGATATGGAGTCCTTTTGTAATCTATGTGGGCTTGAGACGATAACTGATGAAACAGGAAAGAAGTTCCTGCCCACCAAGCAGAATAGCTTCAATTTTCCCAAAGGAGGGCACCCGATGTACAATTTCGAAAG GGGAGAGTTCTGGCTTTTGTAA
- the LOC116261044 gene encoding elongation factor 1-beta-like, translated as MAATFCDLHTEAGLKHLNGFLSNKTYISGDLLTKDDIRVYAAVMKAPSGEFPNVCRWYEAISSSLSARFPGKSVGVRLAGQAPVCAPDESTEAAPEENDDDLDLFGDETEDEKKAAAEREAAVKASSKKKESGKSSVLLDVKPWDDETDMKKLEEAVRSIEMPGLLWGASKLVPVGYGIKKLQIMMTIVDDLVSVDTLIEDHLTVEPANEYIQSCDIVAFNKI; from the exons ATGGCAGCCACCTTCTGTGATCTCCACACCGAAGCGGGCCTGAAGCACCTCAATGGGTTCCTCTCCAACAAGACTTACATTTCTGG AGATCTGCTGACTAAGGACGACATCAGGGTGTACGCTGCAGTAATGAAGGCGCCAAGTGGGGAGTTCCCGAACGTGTGCCGGTGGTACGAGGCCATCTCTTCGAGCCTGTCGGCAAG GTTTCCTGGCAAAAGTGTTGGAGTTAGGCTAGCTGGTCAGGCACCTGTATGTGCACCTGATGAATCCACAGAg gcTGCACCAGAAGAAAATGATGACGATCTGGACCTTTTTGGAGATGAGACCGAGGATGAGAAGAAGGCAGCTGCAGAACGTGAGGCAGCTGTCAAAGCttcttcaaagaaaaaagaga GTGGAAAATCCTCGGTTCTTTTGGATGTAAAGCCATGGGATGATGAGACTGACATGAAGAAGCTTGAAGAGGCTGTTCGCAGCATCGAAATGCCTGGTCTTCTATGGGGTGCAT CAAAACTTGTCCCTGTTGGTTATGGTATAAAGAAGCTGCAGATCATGATGACTATTGTGGACGACCTTGTGTCTGTTGACACTCTCATAGAAGATCACCTCACTGTCGAACCAGCAAATGAATACATTCAGAGCTGTGACATCGTTGCTTTCAACAAAATCTAG
- the LOC116260876 gene encoding pheophytinase, chloroplastic isoform X1 — protein MELLSISSSSSHLHLQSCCPKPKKNEKWCVSARFRVRSKQSGRGSLKGGRIDRSRLIDFLRDSRPEKLVQDFEDDSQRIVIPGLPEYSGEGEAESSISRGFWEWKPRLRVYYETAGSENLNSPAVLFLPGFGVGAFHFEKQLMDLGREYRVWAVDFLGQGMSLPAEDPAPSDGGHDSEGQDLFWGFGKETEPWAEELAYSVDLWRDQIRDFVEQVIGQPVYVVGNSLGGFVAVYLAASNPELVKGVTLLNATPFWGLLPNPVTSPKLARLFPWAGTFPLPQNLKKFLEFVWRRISDPRSIDKVLKQVYADGSIKTDRVLSRILEITQHPAAAASFASIMFAPKGQLSFQESLSRCEMNKVPVCLVYGREDPWVKPVWGRQVKRQLPEAPYYEISPAGHCPHDEVPEVVNYLLRGWIGNLESDGAVSLPLLDDLEFVEDDLSREVEFHKEGSRKLVRVHFFGSNVSVWNSLNSLFRSRMSSL, from the exons ATGGAGCTGTTGTCGATCTCAAGCTCTTCATCCCATCTGCATCTGCAATCATGTTGTCCCAAACcgaagaagaatgaaaagtGGTGCGTCTCCGCGAGGTTTAGGGTGAGATCCAAGCAGTCTGGTCGCGGGAGCCTGAAGGGCGGTAGGATCGACAGATCTCGGCTCATCGACTTTCTTAGGGACTCCAGACCGGAGAAATTGGTCCAAGATTTTGAGGATGATTCTCAGCGAATTGTGATTCCCGGCCTGCCGGAGTATTCTGGGGAAGGAGAGGCTGAGTCTTCGATAAGTAGAGGTTTTTGGGAGTGGAAACCTCGGTTGAGGGTTTACTATGAGACGGCGGGATCGGAGAACCTGAATTCTCCTGCCGTGCTCTTCTTGCCGGGTTTCGGGGTGGGGGCGTTCCATTTTGAGAAGCAACTGATGGATCTGGGCAGAGAATACAGGGTTTGGGCGGTTGATTTCCTCGGTCAAGGGATGTCTTTGCCCGCCGAAGACCCTGCACCTTCTGACGGAGGGCATGATTCGGAAGGCCAGGATCTGTTTTGGGGTTTTGGGAAGGAAACCGAGCCCTGGGCGGAGGAGTTGGCGTATTCGGTTGATCTGTGGAGGGATCAAATTCGTGACTTTGTTGAGCAG GTTATTGGTCAACCTGTATATGTTGTCGGCAATTCACTGGGTGGATTCGTTGCAGTCTATTTGGCCGCATCCAATCCTGAGTTGGTGAAGGGTGTTACACTTCTCAATGCCACACCATTCTGGGGCCTTCTTCCTAATCCAGTAACCTCTCCAAAATTGGCCAGGCTATTCCCATGGGCTGGAACATTCCCTCTGCCTCAAAACCTGaagaaatttttagaatttGT GTGGCGAAGGATCAGTGACCCTCGTAGCATAGATAAGGTGCTTAAGCAAGTGTATGCTGATGGATCAATCAAGACTGACAGAGTACTTTCCCGTATCCTGGAGATAACACAACACCCTGCTGCAGCTGCATCTTTTGCTTCAATAATGTTTGCTCCTAAGGGACAACTTTCCTTTCAAGAATCTTTGTCCAG GTGCGAGATGAACAAGGTACCCGTGTGTCTTGTGTATGGTAGAGAAGATCCATGGGTGAAGCCTGTGTGGGGGCGCCAGGTGAAACGACAATTACCTGAGGCTCCTTATTATGAAATTAGTCCGGCTGGTCACTGTCCACATGATGAGGTGCCTGAG GTGGTGAACTATCTATTACGGGGATGGATTGGAAACCTGGAGTCCGATGGTGCTGTTTCCCTGCCCCTTCTTGATGATCTTGAGTTTGTCGAAGATGACCTTTCGAGGGAGGTTGAGTTCCACAAGGAAGGATCAAGGAAGCTAGTGAGAGTGCATTTCTTTGGATCTAATGTTTCCGTTTGGAACAGCTTGAATTCTTTGTTCAGATCCCGGATGTCCAGCTTGTGA